The following proteins are encoded in a genomic region of Hymenobacter siberiensis:
- a CDS encoding DHCW motif cupin fold protein — MQILDLPFGVTDWSTVAGVEHAGTTGVATWRTRQFGPVRVRMVDYSPNYLADHWCQKGHFLLVTAGELLTELADGRTFSLTPGMSYQVADGAEAHRSRSLGGASLFIVD; from the coding sequence ATGCAGATACTGGACTTGCCTTTCGGCGTAACAGATTGGTCGACAGTAGCGGGGGTGGAGCATGCCGGCACTACTGGCGTGGCTACCTGGCGCACCCGGCAGTTTGGCCCGGTGCGGGTGCGCATGGTGGATTATAGCCCCAACTACCTGGCCGACCATTGGTGCCAGAAAGGGCATTTCCTGCTGGTAACGGCCGGCGAGCTACTGACCGAGCTAGCCGATGGCCGCACATTCTCCCTCACGCCGGGCATGAGCTACCAGGTAGCCGACGGTGCCGAGGCGCACCGCAGCCGCAGCCTGGGCGGGGCTTCACTTTTTATTGTCGACTGA
- a CDS encoding phytoene desaturase family protein, with product MPKQAVVIGAGFAGLAAATTLAQAGWRVTLLEKNEGPGGRARVFHAQGFTFDMGPSWYWMPDVFEKYFARFGRKVTDYYELIRLDPSYQVIFKGPEAVDIPAKMSELRALFEHYEPGSAARLDEFLKQAAYKYEVGINRLVYAPSRSVFEFADPKLLVDMVRMDVLQSMHKHVRRFFKDPRLLELVEFPILFLGATSENTPALYSLMNYADLALGTWYPKGGMHKIVEGMVRLAEELGVEIEYNQEVTEIVVENGLSTGVRTASGFFAADAVVAGADYHHIEQQVLKPEFRHYDAKYWDSRTMAPSSLLFYLGVNRKLDKLRHHNLFFDEDLTQHAREIYEQPQWPTRPLYYASVPSKTDPTVAPEGQENLFLLIPVAPDLTDDEATRERYYDLLMDRLEKHCGHPIREHVVYKRSYAHRDFIADYHSFKGNAYGLANTLKQTAILKPTLKSKKVANLYFTGQLTVPGPGVPPSLISGQVVAGEVLKEN from the coding sequence ATCCCGAAACAGGCCGTCGTAATCGGGGCCGGCTTTGCCGGACTGGCGGCCGCTACCACCCTGGCCCAGGCCGGCTGGCGCGTCACCCTCCTCGAAAAAAATGAGGGCCCCGGCGGGCGGGCCCGGGTTTTTCACGCCCAGGGCTTCACCTTCGACATGGGCCCGAGCTGGTACTGGATGCCCGACGTGTTTGAGAAGTACTTCGCCCGCTTCGGCCGCAAAGTGACGGATTACTATGAGCTGATACGCCTCGACCCATCATACCAGGTGATTTTTAAGGGGCCCGAGGCCGTGGATATTCCGGCTAAGATGAGCGAGCTGCGGGCGCTGTTCGAGCACTACGAGCCCGGCAGCGCCGCCCGCCTCGACGAGTTCCTGAAGCAGGCGGCGTATAAGTATGAGGTCGGCATCAACCGGCTGGTGTACGCGCCCAGCCGCTCGGTTTTCGAGTTTGCCGACCCGAAATTGCTGGTTGACATGGTGCGGATGGACGTGCTGCAAAGCATGCACAAGCACGTACGCCGTTTTTTCAAAGACCCGCGGCTGTTGGAGCTGGTGGAGTTTCCTATCCTCTTTCTCGGCGCGACTTCGGAAAACACGCCCGCGCTCTACTCGCTGATGAACTACGCCGACCTGGCGTTGGGCACCTGGTACCCCAAAGGCGGCATGCACAAGATTGTGGAAGGCATGGTGCGCCTGGCCGAAGAACTTGGCGTTGAAATCGAATACAACCAGGAAGTGACGGAAATTGTGGTCGAAAACGGCCTCAGCACCGGCGTACGCACGGCCAGCGGCTTTTTTGCGGCCGATGCCGTGGTGGCCGGTGCCGACTACCACCACATCGAGCAACAGGTGCTCAAACCGGAGTTCCGGCACTACGATGCCAAATATTGGGATTCGCGCACCATGGCCCCGTCCAGTCTGTTGTTCTACCTCGGCGTGAACCGCAAGCTCGACAAGCTGCGCCACCACAACCTATTCTTCGACGAGGACCTGACCCAGCACGCCCGCGAGATTTACGAGCAGCCGCAGTGGCCCACGCGGCCGCTCTACTACGCCTCGGTGCCCAGCAAAACAGACCCCACCGTAGCGCCCGAAGGCCAGGAAAACCTGTTCTTGCTCATTCCCGTGGCCCCCGACCTCACCGACGACGAGGCCACCCGCGAGCGCTACTACGACCTGCTGATGGACCGCCTGGAAAAGCATTGCGGCCACCCCATCCGCGAGCATGTGGTGTACAAGCGCAGCTACGCCCACCGCGACTTCATTGCCGACTACCACAGCTTCAAGGGCAACGCCTACGGCCTGGCCAACACCCTCAAGCAAACGGCTATTCTAAAGCCCACGCTCAAGAGTAAAAAAGTAGCAAATTTGTATTTCACCGGCCAGCTCACTGTGCCTGGTCCCGGCGTGCCGCCTTCGCTCATTTCGGGGCAGGTAGTGGCGGGGGAAGTATTGAAAGAGAATTAA
- a CDS encoding enoyl-CoA hydratase/isomerase family protein: MENLLTPELEALRYIQYEAQDRIGYITLNRPDKRNVLNADVITELKQAFEFAEDDEETKVIVLRSAGDVFCVGADLAYIQELQGYGYTDNLEDSTHLMQLFHQIYTLKKVVIAQVQGHALAGGCGLAAICDLSFAVPEAKFGYTEVKIGFLPAIVSVFLLRKIGESRTKQLLLTGDPVSAQVALDMGLITFLAPKEELAANVHTFAQRLCRENSGQSMEVTKEMLAHLPELDLEEGLRYAAQRNAEARGSEDCRKGIAACLSKEKIGW; encoded by the coding sequence ATGGAAAACCTGCTCACGCCCGAACTCGAAGCCCTCCGCTACATTCAGTACGAAGCCCAGGACCGCATCGGCTACATCACCCTCAACCGTCCCGACAAGCGTAATGTCCTGAACGCCGACGTAATAACCGAGTTGAAACAGGCGTTCGAATTCGCCGAAGATGATGAGGAAACCAAGGTTATTGTGCTGCGCTCGGCCGGCGATGTGTTCTGCGTCGGGGCCGATTTGGCCTACATTCAGGAGCTGCAGGGCTACGGCTACACCGACAACCTGGAAGACAGCACGCACCTCATGCAGCTCTTCCACCAGATTTATACCCTCAAAAAAGTGGTGATTGCCCAGGTGCAGGGCCACGCCCTGGCCGGCGGCTGCGGCCTGGCCGCCATCTGCGACCTGAGCTTTGCCGTGCCCGAGGCCAAGTTTGGCTACACCGAAGTGAAAATTGGCTTCCTGCCGGCCATCGTGAGCGTGTTTCTGCTGCGCAAAATCGGCGAGTCGCGCACCAAGCAGCTGCTGCTCACCGGCGACCCCGTTTCGGCCCAGGTGGCCCTCGACATGGGCCTTATCACCTTTCTGGCCCCCAAAGAGGAGCTGGCCGCGAACGTGCACACCTTCGCCCAGCGCCTGTGCCGCGAAAACTCGGGCCAGAGCATGGAAGTAACCAAGGAGATGCTGGCCCACCTGCCCGAGCTCGACCTCGAAGAAGGCCTGCGCTATGCCGCCCAGCGCAACGCCGAAGCCCGGGGCTCGGAGGATTGCCGCAAAGGCATTGCCGCCTGCCTCAGCAAAGAAAAGATTGGCTGGTAG
- a CDS encoding MerR family transcriptional regulator → MGQFSISDLEQLSGIKAHTIRMWEQRYGLLHPVRTATNIRTYCDDDLRRLLNVTTLCGRGQRISQVARLTDAEISEAVLACCDDSHDYHRQVNDLLAAMLGFDEPRLDQLLSEASVRLGFENTMLRVAYPLLQRIGLMWLAGTVDLGQEHMLAHLLRQKLLAATDALPKIPTTARRWVLFLPGDELHELALLFMNYLLRARGQHTLYLGQNLPTVGLTNVNAAYRPYAVATVLTTQPERGRVAEYTRELRTLFPEAQLVLYGPLARQEGLELPANCVSPLLMTDFLALISAEATESEAA, encoded by the coding sequence ATGGGCCAATTCTCTATCAGTGACTTAGAGCAGCTTTCGGGCATCAAAGCGCACACTATTCGCATGTGGGAACAGCGCTACGGCCTGCTGCATCCGGTACGCACGGCCACCAACATTCGCACGTATTGCGATGATGACTTGCGGCGGTTGCTCAACGTAACCACGCTCTGCGGCCGGGGCCAGCGCATCTCGCAGGTGGCCCGCCTTACGGATGCTGAAATCAGTGAAGCCGTGCTGGCCTGCTGCGATGACTCGCATGACTACCACCGCCAGGTAAACGACCTGCTGGCCGCCATGCTGGGCTTCGATGAGCCCCGCCTCGACCAGCTATTAAGCGAAGCCTCCGTCCGCCTTGGCTTCGAGAATACGATGCTGCGCGTGGCCTACCCGCTGCTGCAGCGCATTGGCCTAATGTGGCTGGCCGGTACCGTGGACCTGGGCCAGGAGCACATGCTGGCCCACTTGCTGCGCCAGAAGCTGCTGGCCGCCACCGATGCCCTGCCCAAGATACCCACTACGGCCCGCCGCTGGGTGCTGTTTTTGCCCGGCGATGAGCTGCACGAGCTGGCCCTGCTCTTTATGAACTACCTGCTGCGCGCCCGGGGCCAGCATACGCTCTACCTGGGTCAGAACCTGCCTACGGTCGGCCTCACCAATGTGAACGCGGCCTACCGGCCCTACGCCGTGGCTACGGTGCTTACTACCCAGCCCGAGCGCGGCCGGGTGGCCGAGTACACCCGCGAGCTGCGCACCCTGTTTCCCGAGGCCCAGCTGGTGCTATATGGCCCGCTGGCCCGGCAGGAAGGGCTGGAGCTGCCCGCCAACTGCGTGTCGCCGCTGCTGATGACCGATTTCCTGGCCCTGATTTCTGCCGAGGCGACCGAGTCCGAGGCGGCCTGA
- a CDS encoding heavy-metal-associated domain-containing protein, with amino-acid sequence MKSLLALPFFALLSLTSTAQTQTQAQTVPAAVQAATNGTATAQFKTSAVCDMCKARIEKSLAYEKGVQSAVLDVPTKVLTVTYKADKTTPAALRTAVQKTGYDADELTADARAYNRLPDCCKKTNPTH; translated from the coding sequence ATGAAATCCCTCCTCGCCCTCCCGTTTTTCGCCCTCCTCAGCCTCACTTCTACCGCCCAGACCCAGACCCAAGCCCAAACCGTTCCCGCAGCCGTACAAGCCGCCACCAACGGCACCGCCACGGCCCAGTTCAAAACCTCGGCCGTGTGCGACATGTGCAAAGCCCGCATCGAAAAGAGCCTCGCCTATGAAAAAGGCGTGCAAAGCGCCGTGCTCGACGTGCCCACCAAAGTTCTCACCGTGACGTACAAAGCCGACAAAACCACTCCGGCCGCCCTGCGCACCGCCGTGCAGAAAACCGGCTACGATGCCGACGAGCTCACCGCCGATGCCCGCGCCTACAACCGCCTGCCCGACTGCTGCAAGAAAACCAACCCAACTCACTAG
- the mraZ gene encoding division/cell wall cluster transcriptional repressor MraZ, which yields MNLLSGEYECKLDPKGRLVLPAKVKGNLPEESGNQLVLVRGFEPCLVLYPRAAWGVIHEKVMALDEFNEEYRQFQRNFFRGMTEVELDSISRFMLPRSMLRYAGIEKEAIIVGLGNRCEIWDPARYDEFLIKDQQSFSKLAQKFLSVETPPLAGLAA from the coding sequence ATGAACCTGCTCTCCGGCGAATACGAATGCAAGCTCGACCCGAAGGGGCGGCTGGTATTGCCGGCCAAAGTGAAGGGGAATCTGCCCGAGGAATCGGGCAACCAGCTGGTGCTGGTGCGGGGCTTCGAGCCCTGTCTGGTGCTGTATCCGCGGGCCGCCTGGGGCGTGATTCACGAAAAGGTGATGGCGCTGGACGAGTTCAACGAGGAATACCGGCAGTTTCAGCGCAATTTTTTCCGGGGCATGACCGAGGTAGAGCTCGACAGCATCAGCCGTTTTATGTTGCCGCGCAGCATGTTGCGCTACGCTGGTATCGAGAAGGAGGCCATTATCGTGGGCCTGGGCAACCGCTGTGAAATATGGGACCCGGCCCGCTACGACGAGTTCCTCATCAAGGACCAGCAAAGCTTTAGTAAGCTGGCCCAGAAGTTTTTATCTGTTGAAACCCCGCCGCTCGCCGGCCTGGCCGCATGA
- a CDS encoding sigma-70 family RNA polymerase sigma factor: MTSLEFTSQVQKISLTLRPAAMNLTRDADDAKDLVQETLLKALLNKDKFKAGTNLKAWLYTIMRNTFINNYNKITKRSSNIDSTEYFQYFNTDQNYITHNGATSDFVVRDINEAISSLGTDYRTPFMMYYIGYKYMEIAEKLQIPIGTVKNRIHIARKDLKAALQVYAPVGASAATEAAEVLED; the protein is encoded by the coding sequence ATGACTTCGCTAGAATTCACCTCGCAAGTGCAGAAGATTTCGCTCACCCTCCGGCCCGCCGCCATGAACTTGACGCGAGACGCTGATGATGCTAAAGACTTAGTGCAGGAAACCCTTCTCAAGGCCCTGCTTAACAAGGACAAGTTTAAGGCCGGTACCAACCTGAAGGCGTGGTTGTATACCATCATGCGCAACACCTTCATCAACAACTACAACAAGATTACCAAGCGCAGCTCCAACATCGATTCGACGGAGTATTTCCAGTATTTCAACACTGACCAGAACTACATCACCCACAACGGCGCTACGTCGGATTTCGTGGTGCGCGATATCAACGAGGCCATTTCCAGCCTCGGTACCGACTACCGCACGCCGTTTATGATGTACTACATCGGCTACAAGTACATGGAGATTGCCGAGAAGCTACAAATCCCGATTGGTACCGTTAAAAACCGCATCCACATTGCCCGCAAGGACCTGAAAGCAGCCTTGCAGGTGTATGCCCCGGTGGGTGCCTCTGCCGCAACCGAAGCGGCTGAAGTTCTGGAAGACTAG
- a CDS encoding phytoene/squalene synthase family protein, producing MDHVKLFTDTSLACSKLITGRYSTSFTLGIRTLDERLHLPVYAVYGFVRWADEIVDTFHDHDKAALLADFRRQTYEALDTRLSFNPVLHAFQHVVHRYGIDREFIEAFLHSMALDLEDQNYHPGLYQDYIYGSAEVVGLMCLRIFCDGDVAMFERLREPARRLGSAFQKVNFLRDIRSDYEDRGRVYFPGVVYARFNDAAKAEIEADIKADFEAAYAGIQQLPRSAKLGVYLAYVYYLKLFYKIKKLSAARILGERVRVPDNTKLLLLLGSYLRYRLSRI from the coding sequence ATGGACCACGTTAAACTCTTTACCGACACCAGTCTGGCGTGTAGCAAGCTCATTACGGGGCGCTACAGCACCTCGTTTACGCTGGGCATTCGCACGCTCGACGAGCGGCTGCACCTGCCGGTGTATGCCGTGTATGGCTTCGTGCGCTGGGCCGATGAAATCGTGGATACTTTTCACGACCACGACAAGGCCGCGCTGCTGGCCGACTTTCGCCGGCAGACCTACGAGGCGCTCGATACCCGCCTGAGCTTCAATCCGGTGTTGCACGCGTTCCAGCACGTAGTGCACCGCTATGGCATCGACCGGGAGTTTATTGAGGCTTTTCTGCACAGCATGGCCCTCGATTTGGAGGACCAGAACTACCATCCCGGCCTGTATCAGGACTATATCTACGGCTCGGCCGAAGTGGTGGGGCTGATGTGCCTGCGCATTTTCTGCGATGGCGATGTGGCCATGTTTGAGCGGCTGCGCGAGCCGGCCCGGCGGCTGGGCTCGGCGTTTCAGAAGGTGAATTTTCTGCGCGATATTCGCTCCGACTACGAGGACCGGGGCCGCGTGTACTTCCCCGGCGTGGTGTACGCCCGCTTCAACGACGCTGCCAAAGCCGAAATTGAAGCTGATATTAAAGCCGATTTTGAGGCGGCCTACGCGGGCATTCAGCAGCTACCGCGCAGTGCCAAGCTGGGCGTGTACCTGGCTTACGTGTACTATCTCAAGCTGTTCTATAAAATTAAAAAGCTGTCGGCGGCCCGTATTCTGGGCGAGCGGGTGCGCGTGCCCGACAACACCAAGCTGCTGTTGCTGCTGGGTTCTTATCTCCGCTACCGACTCTCGCGCATTTGA
- a CDS encoding 4-hydroxy-3-methylbut-2-enyl diphosphate reductase yields MPNLSLSVRIDPNSGFCFGVIYAIQMAEDLLDEQGYLYCLGDIVHNDEEVQRLEARGLRIICHEQLAELRDEAVLIRAHGEPPATYQMALENNLTLIDASCPVVLKLQNRIKTSYDKKEQIFIYGKHGHAEVLGLLGQTSGNAVVFESLDELLSHELPENITLYSQTTKSTNSFYNIKNQLETRGYQVNANDTICRQVSNRDKDLRRFAAQYDQIVFVSGTKSSNGKVLYQVCKETNAQTHFISNLGEIDAVWFAPGQSVGICGATSTPMWLMEQVRDRLLSL; encoded by the coding sequence ATGCCGAACCTGTCGCTCAGCGTCCGAATTGACCCTAACTCCGGCTTTTGCTTTGGTGTTATATACGCCATTCAAATGGCCGAAGACCTGCTCGATGAGCAAGGCTACCTCTATTGCCTGGGCGATATCGTGCACAACGATGAAGAGGTGCAACGTCTGGAAGCGCGCGGCCTGCGCATTATCTGCCACGAGCAGCTGGCCGAGCTGCGCGACGAGGCCGTGCTCATCCGGGCCCACGGTGAGCCCCCGGCCACCTACCAGATGGCCCTGGAGAACAACCTGACCCTAATTGATGCCAGCTGTCCGGTGGTGCTCAAGCTGCAAAACCGCATCAAAACCAGCTACGATAAAAAAGAGCAGATTTTCATCTACGGCAAGCACGGCCACGCCGAAGTGCTGGGCCTGCTGGGCCAGACCAGCGGCAACGCCGTCGTTTTCGAAAGCCTCGACGAGCTGCTGAGCCATGAGCTGCCCGAGAATATCACCCTCTACAGCCAGACTACCAAGAGCACCAACAGCTTCTACAATATCAAGAACCAACTGGAAACCCGTGGCTACCAGGTGAATGCCAATGACACCATCTGCCGGCAGGTGAGCAACCGCGACAAGGACCTGCGCCGCTTCGCCGCGCAGTACGACCAGATTGTGTTTGTGTCGGGCACCAAAAGCTCCAACGGCAAGGTGCTCTACCAGGTCTGCAAGGAAACCAATGCGCAAACGCATTTCATCTCCAACTTGGGCGAAATCGACGCGGTCTGGTTTGCGCCGGGGCAGTCGGTGGGCATTTGTGGTGCTACCAGTACCCCCATGTGGCTAATGGAGCAGGTGCGCGACCGGCTGCTGAGCCTGTAG
- a CDS encoding fatty acid desaturase codes for MEALATSAPVAARRVAPTPIGTTGAVIGELILVLWAALLGFLLAWYEPDWHSPAPYLLALLQTHLYTGLFITAHDAMHGVVSPNKRLNNALGTLAAGLFAFNWFPGMLAKHHAHHRHVGTQDDPDFHDGRHPGFLPWFLRFAWNYVTWWQVLLMAATYNVLKLFFPQANVIAFWMIPAVLATLQLFFFGTYLPHRGEHAVDNLHKSRSQFRHHLWAFVSCYFFGYHYEHHDQPYLPWWRLWRTKNTD; via the coding sequence ATGGAGGCGCTGGCAACATCGGCCCCGGTGGCCGCCCGGCGTGTAGCCCCCACGCCCATTGGCACTACCGGCGCGGTCATTGGAGAGCTGATTCTGGTGCTGTGGGCGGCGCTGCTGGGCTTTCTGCTGGCGTGGTACGAGCCCGACTGGCACTCGCCCGCGCCCTACCTGCTGGCCCTGTTGCAAACGCACCTCTATACGGGCCTGTTCATTACGGCGCACGATGCCATGCACGGCGTAGTGAGCCCCAATAAGCGCCTCAATAACGCGCTGGGTACGCTGGCCGCCGGCTTGTTTGCCTTCAACTGGTTCCCTGGCATGCTGGCGAAGCACCACGCCCATCACCGCCACGTCGGCACCCAGGACGACCCCGATTTTCACGACGGTCGCCACCCTGGTTTCCTGCCCTGGTTCCTGCGCTTCGCCTGGAACTACGTGACCTGGTGGCAGGTGCTGCTGATGGCCGCGACCTACAACGTGCTGAAGCTGTTTTTCCCGCAGGCCAACGTCATCGCCTTCTGGATGATACCGGCGGTGCTGGCTACGCTTCAGCTGTTCTTTTTCGGTACCTACCTGCCGCACCGGGGCGAGCACGCGGTTGATAATCTGCACAAGTCGCGCAGCCAGTTTCGGCACCACCTATGGGCGTTTGTAAGCTGCTATTTCTTTGGTTATCACTACGAACACCACGACCAGCCCTATTTGCCATGGTGGCGGCTGTGGCGGACGAAGAACACGGATTAG
- a CDS encoding TonB-dependent receptor yields the protein MIFIGGIIPHLRLSTLLLVLLPAGQAAAQSSAIAPVRGEVTEAGKATPLPGAVLRWLYDAADGGAPVITTTSDAGGHFTLVRPARATSRLVVQALGYRPDTLAVPATGAPYLRVGLRAGAELGEVVVTDRAPAYSSLTPANVQMISGRDLTKSACCNLAESFETNASVEVTTSDAVSGAKQIQLLGLDGSYSLLTVDNQPALRGLAAPYRLGYLAGPWIENIEIIKGTGSVVNGYEAISGQVNVKLKEPEKTDQLLFNAYANDLGKFDVNLNASARISPKWSTVLLLHTDHLGNRLDRNKDGFLDLPLATQFNAFNKWKYVSGHGIVSEVGLGALRETRQGGQLDFRDTGKAAFTQNYGTTQATTRYTGYAKTSYTWPARPFQSLGLLLTGTDHDFTSRYSYGYQTLHTNHDPSLPAYFVSNRTSRAYDGNQRTGLATLLFQSALGNTAHVYRTGLSFLYDNYDERLTAGRSYSTETPAQTEAREHRLRRELVPGAFAEYTYQNSRNLTVVAGLRADRHNLYGWQITPRLNVKYDVLKNTVLRAAAGSGFRVANPVADNAAMLASAREFIIGPNLRPEKAWNMGGSATQYFTALGHPATLILDYYHTEFSNQVVADMYTSPDIIALDNLQPGGRSFARSMQAELQVEPLKGLQVKGAYKYLDVRTTYDNVLLPKPLTPAHRAFLNLGYASAFDKWRADFTVQWFGQRPVAHIGSTHAHGTGQEYAPETAPRYALLNTQLTRAFKRLEVYAGVENISNYRQPNPIEGAANPFGPTFDAAMVWGPVYGRVTYAGLRYRIE from the coding sequence ATGATATTTATCGGCGGTATTATTCCGCATCTGCGGCTTTCGACCCTGTTGCTGGTACTGCTGCCGGCCGGGCAGGCCGCCGCGCAGTCGTCGGCCATTGCGCCGGTGCGCGGCGAAGTGACCGAGGCCGGCAAGGCCACTCCCCTACCCGGCGCGGTGCTGCGCTGGCTCTACGACGCGGCCGATGGCGGTGCGCCGGTTATCACCACCACTTCGGACGCGGGCGGACACTTTACGCTGGTGCGGCCGGCGCGGGCGACCTCGCGGCTGGTGGTGCAGGCCCTGGGCTACCGGCCGGATACGCTGGCCGTGCCCGCCACCGGCGCGCCCTACCTGCGGGTGGGCCTGCGCGCTGGGGCCGAACTGGGCGAAGTAGTGGTGACGGACCGCGCCCCGGCCTACTCGTCCCTCACGCCGGCCAATGTGCAGATGATTTCGGGCCGCGACCTCACCAAATCGGCCTGCTGCAACCTGGCCGAAAGCTTCGAAACCAACGCCTCGGTGGAAGTCACAACTTCCGATGCCGTGTCGGGGGCGAAGCAGATTCAGCTGCTCGGGCTCGATGGCAGCTACTCGCTGCTGACCGTGGACAACCAGCCGGCCCTGCGCGGGCTGGCCGCTCCCTACCGCCTGGGCTACCTGGCCGGCCCCTGGATTGAGAACATCGAAATCATTAAGGGCACGGGCTCGGTGGTGAATGGCTACGAGGCTATCTCGGGGCAGGTGAACGTGAAGCTGAAAGAGCCGGAAAAGACGGACCAGCTGCTGTTCAATGCCTACGCCAACGACCTCGGCAAATTCGATGTCAATCTGAACGCCTCGGCCCGCATCAGTCCGAAGTGGAGCACGGTGCTGCTGCTGCACACCGACCACCTCGGCAACCGCCTGGACCGGAACAAGGACGGCTTCCTCGATTTGCCGCTGGCCACGCAGTTCAACGCCTTCAATAAGTGGAAGTACGTCTCGGGCCACGGCATTGTGAGCGAGGTGGGCCTGGGCGCGCTACGCGAAACCCGGCAGGGCGGGCAGCTTGATTTCCGCGATACGGGCAAAGCCGCATTCACGCAGAATTATGGCACCACGCAGGCCACTACCCGCTACACCGGCTACGCCAAAACGTCCTACACCTGGCCCGCACGCCCCTTCCAGAGCCTGGGCCTGCTGCTCACCGGCACCGACCACGACTTCACCTCGCGCTACTCCTACGGCTACCAGACGCTTCATACCAACCACGACCCCAGCCTGCCGGCCTACTTCGTCAGCAACCGTACGTCGCGGGCCTACGATGGAAATCAGCGCACCGGCCTGGCCACGCTGCTGTTCCAGAGCGCCCTCGGCAATACGGCCCACGTCTACCGCACGGGGCTGAGCTTTCTCTACGACAACTACGATGAGCGCCTGACCGCCGGCCGTAGCTACAGCACCGAAACGCCCGCCCAAACCGAGGCCCGCGAGCACCGCCTGCGCCGTGAGCTGGTGCCCGGGGCCTTTGCCGAATACACCTACCAGAACAGCCGCAACCTGACCGTAGTAGCCGGCCTGCGCGCCGACCGCCACAACCTCTACGGCTGGCAAATTACGCCCCGCCTCAACGTGAAGTACGACGTGCTGAAAAATACGGTATTGCGCGCCGCCGCAGGCAGCGGCTTCCGCGTGGCCAACCCCGTTGCCGACAATGCCGCCATGCTGGCCAGCGCCCGCGAGTTCATCATCGGCCCCAATCTGCGGCCCGAAAAGGCCTGGAACATGGGCGGTAGCGCCACGCAGTACTTCACGGCGCTGGGCCACCCGGCCACCTTAATCCTCGACTACTACCACACCGAATTCTCGAACCAGGTGGTGGCAGATATGTACACCTCGCCCGATATCATTGCCCTTGATAACCTGCAGCCCGGGGGCCGCTCCTTCGCCCGCAGCATGCAGGCCGAGCTGCAGGTGGAGCCGCTGAAAGGCCTGCAGGTGAAGGGTGCCTACAAGTACCTCGACGTTCGCACGACCTACGACAACGTGTTGCTGCCCAAGCCCCTCACCCCGGCCCACCGCGCTTTCCTTAACCTGGGCTACGCCAGTGCCTTCGATAAGTGGCGGGCCGATTTCACGGTACAGTGGTTTGGGCAGCGGCCAGTGGCGCATATCGGCAGCACGCACGCCCACGGCACAGGCCAGGAATACGCGCCCGAAACCGCGCCGCGCTACGCCCTGCTCAACACCCAGCTCACGCGCGCCTTCAAGCGGCTGGAGGTGTACGCGGGCGTCGAAAACATCAGCAACTACCGCCAGCCCAACCCCATTGAAGGCGCGGCTAACCCCTTCGGGCCCACGTTTGATGCCGCCATGGTGTGGGGGCCAGTGTATGGCCGCGTGACTTACGCGGGCCTGCGCTATCGCATTGAATAG
- a CDS encoding sterol desaturase family protein encodes MTTLAAIGITLATFGFMEFWAWFMHKFVQHGPLWFLHRSHHVRHPHPVERNDLFFLIYGAISAVLFITGDNGGRWWFWVGVGIACYGTVYFFVHDVLIHGRLRFWKKSQNTYLRALNMAHKTHHKTTGRDSSAEFGLLWVSPKYLQLARRKKIKTGN; translated from the coding sequence ATGACAACACTGGCCGCCATTGGCATCACCCTCGCTACCTTCGGATTCATGGAATTCTGGGCGTGGTTTATGCACAAGTTTGTGCAGCACGGGCCGCTATGGTTTCTGCACCGCTCGCACCATGTGCGGCACCCGCACCCAGTGGAGCGCAACGACTTGTTTTTCCTCATTTACGGGGCCATTTCGGCCGTACTGTTCATTACCGGCGACAATGGCGGGCGCTGGTGGTTCTGGGTGGGCGTGGGCATTGCCTGCTACGGCACGGTGTACTTCTTCGTGCACGACGTACTGATTCACGGCCGGCTGCGCTTCTGGAAAAAATCGCAGAATACCTACCTGCGGGCCCTCAATATGGCCCACAAAACCCACCACAAAACCACGGGCCGCGATAGTTCGGCCGAGTTTGGCCTGCTGTGGGTTTCGCCAAAATACTTGCAGCTGGCGCGGAGGAAAAAAATAAAGACGGGAAATTAA